One Terriglobales bacterium genomic window carries:
- the greA gene encoding transcription elongation factor GreA: MPEHIKKKLSEEIHALEHELNHELPKELKKAVAMGDLSENAEYHMAKQRQEFVRARLGQLKKRMADLSLVNMNNIPRDKAALGSTLKVYDSTKDEEIQYKLVTSEETDVTKGLISTTSPIGRALMGKKVGDTAMVVTPNGNRELEVLSLMTIHDDEEQEAE, encoded by the coding sequence ATGCCAGAACATATTAAGAAGAAATTGTCGGAAGAGATCCACGCCCTGGAGCACGAATTAAACCACGAGCTCCCGAAAGAGTTAAAGAAGGCCGTGGCCATGGGCGACCTGAGTGAAAACGCCGAGTACCACATGGCCAAGCAACGGCAGGAGTTCGTTCGGGCGCGGCTGGGACAACTGAAAAAGAGGATGGCCGACCTGTCGCTGGTGAACATGAACAATATTCCGCGCGACAAGGCGGCGCTGGGATCGACGTTGAAGGTATATGACTCGACTAAGGACGAAGAGATCCAATACAAGCTGGTGACGAGCGAAGAGACGGACGTGACCAAGGGCCTGATTTCTACGACGTCGCCGATCGGGCGGGCACTGATGGGCAAGAAGGTCGGGGACACGGCCATGGTGGTGACCCCCAACGGGAACCGGGAACTGGAAGTGCTTTCGCTGATGACGATTCATGATGACGAGGAGCAGGAAGCGGAATGA